The Pieris brassicae chromosome 6, ilPieBrab1.1, whole genome shotgun sequence genome window below encodes:
- the LOC123710934 gene encoding esterase FE4-like: MIMAILDVVFVFSLVNSVYGAQIRVDPLVLIDQGLVSGLKSSDGSYSKFLGIPYGQVDLNNPFGEAHPHPGFDSEVYKAYTGTKLCPQSIKSSATLRAADGAEETLDCLRLNVYVPTIASSQNPLPVLIWIHGGIYAEGSAGNYGPENLVKQGIVVVTINYRLGPYGFMCLNVPSVPGNTGLKDQYLALRWVRNHIRAFGGNPYNVTIGGQSAGAGSILHHLYSKKDKLYSKVIVQSGTPQKPVSFTEADEEAAIKISSHLGFNTTDTVKALEFLTKSSHVLVARAAADLNLKLRPCKEKYFDGVENFIDTNPFSLSNAKKVKNTPILIGQTSKEHYGSQAKNADDYYKTDPFLDTLKNNFIMDDDMISKAAQTVRHFYIGDKAISRNIASELETFTTDFLYNHPIERTLVNLLNEKASPVYEYEFRYLANQDTEGAPHCEELKYLFQYYDVVVEQNDENQLVISRVTKLWANFIKYGNPTPTVDELLPIKWTPVSEVTRPYMIIDSELKIENRVNKERMAFWDLFYEAFGQYNKYLKI, translated from the exons ATGATCATGGCCATTTTAGatgtagtttttgtttttagtttagtaaaCTCTGTGTATGGCGCTCAAATACGAGTTGATCCTTTAGTTTTAATAGACCAAGGGCTGGTTAGTGGTCTTAAATCTTCAGATGGAAGTTATTCAAAGTTTCTTGGAATACCTTATGGTCAAGTGGATTTAAACAATCCCTTTGGA GAAGCACACCCTCATCCGGGTTTTGACAGCGAAGTATATAAGGCATATACTGGAACAAAATTATGTCCACAAAGTATTAAGTCTTCAGCAACTTTGCGAGCTGCAGATGGTGCAGAGGAGACATTGGACTGTCTGCGATTAAATGTCTACGTACCAACTATAGCCAGTTCGCAAAATCCCTTACctgttttaatttggatacaCGGAGGCATCTACGCCGAAGGTAGCGCGGGCAATTATGGCCCTGAAAATCTAGTAAAGCAAGGAATCGTCGTAGTAACTATCAACTATCGGTTAGGACCTTACGGCTTCATGTGCCTTAATGTACCAAGTGTCCCTGGCAACACAGGTTTGAAAGACCAATATTTAGCACTTCGTTGGGTCAGGAATCACATTCGTGCGTTTGGAGGAAACCCGTATAACGTTACAATAGGTGGGCAAAGTGCAGGTGCAGGATCAATATTACACCACTTATATTCCAAAAAGGATAAGTTGTATTCCAAAGTTATAGTACAAAGTGGCACTCCTCAGAAACCCGTTTCATTTACGGAAGCTGATGAAGAAGCCGCTATTAAAATATCCTCTCATTTAGGCTTCAACACAACTGATACAGTGAAAGCTTTAGAATTCTTAACGAAGTCTTCGCATGTGTTGGTTGCCAGAGCCGCTGcagatttgaatttaaaattaagaccGTGTAAAGAGAAATATTTTGATGGAGTTGAAAATTTCATTGATACAAATCCATTTTCCTTATCGAATGCAAAGAAGGTTAAAAATACACCAATCTTAATCGGACAAACCAGTAAAGAACATTATGGTTCGCAAGCTAAAAATGCAGATGATTACTACAAGACTGATCCTTTCCTTGATACTTTAaagaataactttattatggATGATGATATGATATCGAAAGCGGCACAAACTGTTAGGCACTTTTATATTGGAGACAAAGCAATATCCCGGAACATAGCTTCCGAACTAGAAACCTTTACTACTGATTTCTTATATAATCATCCGATCGAAAGAACtctagtcaatttattaaatgaaaaagcaAGTCCCGTATATGAATATGAGTTCAGATACCTTGCAAATCAAGATACAGAGGGTGCACCTCATTGTGAGGAACTGAAATATCTATTCCAATATTACGATGTCGTAGTTGAACAAAACGATGAAAATCAGCTTGTTATCAGCCGTGTTACAAAGCTCTGGGCAAATTTCATCAAATATGG AAATCCAACACCAACAGTTGATGAGTTATTGCCAATTAAATGGACTCCTGTCTCAGAAGTTACAAGACCTTATATGATAATAGATTCAGAACTCAAAATTGAAAATAGAGTTAATAAGGAGAGAATGGCATTCTGGGATCTATTTTATGAAGCTTTCggacaatataataaatatctcaaAATATAA